One window of the Streptomyces asoensis genome contains the following:
- a CDS encoding DUF4032 domain-containing protein encodes MALQISATNPEHPALLLELPWHLPLEEWPEEVLVPLPRGISRHVVRYAQAGDEVIAVKELAERPALREYELLRDLDRLGIPAVDPLAVVTGRADNGGVPLESVLVTRHLGGSMPYRSMFETTMRPATMHRLMDALAVLLVRLHLAGFAWGDCSLSNTLFRRDAGAYAAYLVDAETGDLHPQLSPGQRDYDLDLARVNISGELLDLEASGALHPSVDPIEFGTEICARYGALWQELTRTSVYPAGKYHYIERRIRRLNELGFDVAEMQIEHSSNGDTVTFVPKVVDAGHHQRQLLRLTGLDTEENQARRLLNDLESWMATQDDYAPGDPLAARPEVLAHRWVRDVFRPTVRAVPLELRGSMDAAEIYHELLEHRWYLSEHAQHDIGLDTVVEDYINKILPKARETLEPTIPE; translated from the coding sequence ATGGCTTTGCAGATCAGCGCCACCAACCCGGAGCATCCGGCACTCCTGCTGGAGCTGCCCTGGCACCTGCCCCTGGAGGAGTGGCCCGAGGAGGTCCTCGTCCCGCTGCCGCGCGGCATCTCCCGTCACGTGGTGCGCTACGCCCAGGCCGGCGACGAGGTGATCGCCGTCAAGGAGCTTGCCGAACGCCCCGCGCTGCGCGAGTACGAGCTGCTGCGCGACCTGGACCGGCTCGGCATCCCCGCCGTCGACCCGCTGGCCGTGGTCACCGGCCGCGCCGACAACGGCGGCGTCCCGCTGGAGTCGGTGCTGGTCACCCGGCATCTGGGCGGCTCGATGCCGTACCGCTCGATGTTCGAGACGACGATGCGCCCGGCGACCATGCACCGGCTCATGGACGCCCTCGCCGTGCTGCTGGTGCGGCTGCATCTGGCCGGGTTCGCGTGGGGCGACTGCTCGCTGTCCAACACGCTGTTCCGGCGGGACGCGGGCGCCTACGCCGCCTACCTCGTCGACGCCGAGACCGGCGACCTGCACCCCCAGCTGAGCCCCGGCCAGCGCGACTACGACCTCGACCTCGCCCGCGTCAACATCAGCGGCGAGCTGCTCGACCTGGAGGCGTCCGGGGCGCTGCACCCCTCGGTGGACCCGATCGAGTTCGGCACGGAGATCTGCGCCCGCTACGGGGCGCTGTGGCAGGAACTGACCCGCACCTCGGTCTACCCGGCGGGCAAGTACCACTACATCGAGCGCCGGATCCGCCGGCTCAACGAGCTCGGTTTCGACGTCGCCGAGATGCAGATCGAGCACTCCTCCAACGGCGACACGGTCACCTTCGTGCCGAAGGTCGTCGACGCGGGCCACCACCAGCGCCAGCTGCTGCGCCTCACCGGCCTGGACACCGAGGAGAACCAGGCCCGGCGGCTGCTGAACGACCTCGAGAGCTGGATGGCCACCCAGGACGACTACGCCCCGGGCGACCCCCTCGCCGCCCGCCCGGAGGTGCTGGCGCACCGCTGGGTGCGGGACGTCTTCCGGCCCACCGTTCGCGCGGTCCCCCTCGAGCTGCGCGGCTCCATGGACGCGGCGGAGATCTACCACGAGCTCCTCGAACACCGCTGGTACCTCTCGGAGCACGCGCAGCACGACATCGGGCTCGACACGGTGGTCGAGGACTACATCAACAAGATCCTGCCCAAGGCACGGGAGACCCTGGAGCCGACGATCCCGGAGTGA